The genomic window GTCCAAATGGGCGGACATATTTTTCCACAAGAACATATAATAAACGACCGCTTGCACGCTTGAAAGAACTAATCCCGCCCAGATATTCCCATAAAAAGAGAGCAGTAAGATAGCGAAAGACGATAGCCACCAACCATGTTTGAACAGATTTTTTCGTATTTCTTCCAAACGATAAAAATCAGCACGTTTCACTTGTAAATGACTAGACTTCAAACTCCATAATATAAGTAGATACACAAAAAACATTGAAAAAGGTTGTTGCGTCGAAACAACGACCAACGGCATCGCAAATCCGCCTACAAGCCCTAGAAAAACCAGCGGAAAAATACAAGAATAGCGAAATGCTCGTTGCAAATATCCTCTCATCTCGTTTTCCTTTGGTAAAAGAAAAACGAGATCCGCAGGCTCCGCAAAAGTCGCAATTTTTCCAACGAATAAGCAAAGCAACCAGATCACTGAAACGATGACCCCTCCAATTGAAAAAGGTGCATGAAGTGTTTTTAACCAGTTAGAATAATAAAGCCCTAATCCCCCAATCAAAAACAAACAGACCAATACAAAATGATCGTTGAACACATAGCGTAAGTATTTCATCATTTTTTTATGATGTTTTGCTAGTCTTTTTTGAAAAAATTCACTCATAACCTTGCTCCTTCGTCAGCGCGATGTAGATTTCATCTAGTGACGCTTCTGGCATCTGAAAAGCAACTTGTAACTCTGCCAACGTGCCATCTGCTCGGATTTCTCCTTCATGGAGAACGACAAAACGATCACAATATTTTTCAGCAGTTGCTAAAATATGCGTAGACATCAAAATACCTGATCCTTCATTTTTCATTTCAACCATCAATTCCAGCAACGCATTGATTGCCAGTGGATCCAGACCGAGAAACGGTTCGTCAATGATATACAATGATGGCTCAATCAAAAAAGCACACAGAATCATGACTTTTTGTTTCATCCCTTTTGAAAAATTGGCAGGAAACCACTCTAAACGGTTGGACAAACGAAATGTCTGTAACAACTTGTCTGCCCGTTTCATCGCAACATCCATTGGAATATCATAGGCCATAGCCGTCACTTCGATGTGTTCTTTTAACGTAAGTTCTTCATATAATGAAGGTGTTTCAGGAATATACCCAATTTGCTTACGATAGCTTTCAACATCCTTTTTTAGAGTTAATTGATTGATTTCGATTTTCCCTTTCGTCGGTTGCAACAAACCAATGATATGTTTGATCGTTGTACTTTTTCCGGCGCCATTCAACCCGATCAATCCAACCATCTCTCCTGGCTGAACGGTAAAACTGATATCTTTCAAAACAGGTAAATGTCCATAACCACCTGTAACATGTTCAATATTTAAACTCATCTTTCTTCCTCCGTTAATATACTGTTCTCATTATACCACGAAGAAAATCACGTCCAATTATTTTTTACGCACATTCTCATGAACTTATGTTAAAGTTGAGGTAACGAAATTTGAACGGAAGAAAGGTGTTTTTAATATGGACAATTGTATATTTTGTAAAATCATCAAACAAGAAATCCCGAGCTACAAGATCTATGAAGATGAAAAAATCTATGCGTTCTTAGATATTTCTCAATCAACTAAAGGTCACACGTTGATTATTCCTAAAGAACACGTCACTGATATCTTTGAATACAATGAAGAATTGGCGAGTGATGTTTTTGCTCGCATTCCCAAAATCGCTCGTTCGATCGAAAAAGCATTTCCTGAAATGGAGGGGTTGAATATTATCAACAATAATCGTGAATTAGCTTATCAGACCGTTTTCCATTCCCATATCCATTTGATTCCGCGCTATAGCAAACAAGATGATTTCTCCATCCACTTTGGGAACCATCAAGCAGATTATACAGCAGAAGAGATGACTGCCATCCAAGAGCAAATCAAAGAGCAGGTGATGAAGCATGGTTAAAAATTTTCTAAAAGGACTAGCTTTCGGTGCCGTTACCGGTGCCGCAGCTGGATTATTATTTGCCCCGCGGAGTGGAAATGAAACAAGAGAAAAATTGATTGAAGAATTAGATGAAGCAACGGAATTGACCAACGAATTAAATAACAGTTTGAATCATTTTAAACAAGCGTTATCCGAAACAAAAAGAACAGCTGAAACCGTTATTCCAACTTTTCAAGAATCGATTGAAAAAGACATTGAAAATTTTAAATTTCAAGCTGAGCCACGAGTTATGCAGATTCAAGAGCAAGCAGAAAAACTGTCTTCGCATTTCCCTGAATCCTTGACAGACGTGCAATAATGAGCAAAAACCAAGCACTTTTGTTATGTATATGTCTTTTTTATGTATCAAGATGATTGGAATGTGACAAAAATTTGAATTTTGTTTGAAACTATCGGGCAGAACGTTTTTATTCACCGGTAGTTATGGTATAGTTATATTTGTGAAAACCAATAATAAATTACAGGAGTGCAAATTTTAAATGAAAAAGAAAAAAATAATTTTAGCTGCGACAAGTGCGTTAGCTATTCTAACACTAGCAGCTTGTTCTGGTGGCGGGGATACAAATAAGGATATCGTAACCATGAAAGGCGGTACGATCACCGTCGCTGATTTTTATGAGAAAGCAAAATCTGAATCAGCAAACCAACAATTACTTCAACAAATGGTCATCTATGATGTATTTAACAGTAAATACAGCGATAAAGTATCTGATAAAGAAGTAGATGCTGAATTCGATAAAACGAAAGAAACTTACGGCGATAGCTTCGAGTCACAATTAGAAGCAGCTGGTTTTACTGAAGAAAGCTACAAAGACTTCCTTCGCAACAACCTTGTCTTCAAAGCAGGGATTGAATCTCACGTAAAATTGACAGACGAAGACTTGAAGAAAACTTGGGAAACATTCCATCCAGAAGTAGAAGCACAAATCATCAAAGTTGCTAGTGAAGACGAAGCAAAAGAAGTGAAGAAATCAGCTGACGACGGCAAAGATTTCGAAGAGCTAGCAAAAGAAAAATCAACTGATACAACAAAAGACGATGGTGGGAACATCAAGTTTGATTCAGAAACACAAACTGTTCCAGCAGAAGTCAAAGAAGCTGCTTTCAAACTTAAAGACGGTGAGATCTCAGATGTGATCACTGCAACAAACACTTCTACTTATGCTACAGAATACTATGTCGTGAAAATGGTCAAAAACCAAGATAAAGGTAACGACATGGATAAATTCAAAGATCAATTAGAAGAAATTGCGACTCAAGCAAAAGTAAATGACAGTGAATTTACAACAAAAGTAATCGGTGAAGAACTAAAAGAAGCAAATGTGAAAATCAAAGATGACGCATTCCAAAACATCTTGACACCATTTACTACAGCTACAACAAATACAACTTCAACTGAAGACTCAGCAACAGAAAGCTCTGAAACAAAGACTTCTGAAACAAAATCTACTGATTCTACTGAAGCATCAGAAACAGAGCAAAGCACAACTGAATCTACAAACGAATAATCGATGTATCAAACAATGATTACTTGAGAAAGTATTCAAAAAGTGGTTAGGAAGAAACTCTTCCTAGCCACTTTTTTGTTTCTATTAGCTTTTTTACTAAAGGATAGTGGACATTTAAAAAAAGATGTCGGCAATATTTGCCAACATCTTTAAAACCAATGATATGCTATCAATTAATTGATACATATCTTTTAAATCATATTCATCATTTTTGTTTTGGTACATAAAAACTACGATTATCTAAGCCAAATATCCGATCCGTATACTTTCCTGGCTCTGTTTGACGAATCGCAGTAGTCATCATTTGCATCGAAGCATCGATCGTGTCGATTTGATGTAAAACTTCAGCTTCCATGATCCTAGGACGAACGGGTGAACCATATTCAAGTAACCCATGATGTGATAGCACCATATGACGCAAAATCAGTACATCCTCTTCATCTTCGCTGATTTTCAATGCTAAACAAGCCTTCGTGATTTCTTCATCCACTAAAACTAAATGTCCTACTAAATTACCGGCTAACGTGTATTCTGTTGCCATTGAACCAGATAATTCAATCACTTTCCCTAAATCGTGTAGGATGATCCCTGCATAAAGTAACGGTCGATTCAACTCAGGATATTCATCTGCGATTGCTTTACCTAAATGCAACATTGATACGGTATGGAATGCTAAGCCACTAGCAAAGGCGTGATGATTTCGTTTCGCTGCGGGATATTCAAAAAATTGTTTTTGATATTTGTTTAATAAGTAACGCACGATACGATTCCAATGTGCATTTGTGATTTCAAATAACAATTGATTGATTTCTTCTTCCATTTCTTCTTTTTTCAATGGCGCTCGTTCCATGTACAAACTTGGATCACTTGGTTCATCGACTCTCGTTAAACGCATGTGCAAGATCTTTACTTGAGGATTCCCTTGATAGACCTCTCGTTTACCATTTAAAAAGACGACTGTTCCCGGCGTAAATTTTTTGATTTCATCTTCTGACGCATCCCAATATTTACCATCGATCGTTCCTGATGTATCTTGAAACGTAAAAGCGATAAATTTCTTGCCATTTTTAGCGATTCTGACATCTGCATTTTTGATCAAAACAAATTGCTCGAATTGTTCATCAACGACTAATTCACGTATTTTTTTCACTATTTGCACCTTCTAACTTTCTCACAGATTGTTCTAGCTCATGATAATAGCTTACCATTTCTTGGTCAGAAGACAAGCAGATTACTTGATAGGTTTTACTAAATTCAGCTAATAATTTAGCTAAACGATATTTTCTCTTATGATCGTAGTGTAGCCAACCATCATCAATGATCACTGGACAAATCGCTCGTTTGGCTTCCAAAGCAAGATAAGCAAACCGCATCGCCATGATCATCTGGTCCTTTGTTCCTGTTGAGAGTTCATAGATCGGAAACTCATCCGTACCATTCATTAGCGTCAATGTATCATTTTTCAAGCTTATTTCTTGGTATTGTCTGTCAGTAAGGACACTGAGATAATCACCAGCTAATTTAAGTAACTGAGGTAGCTGTCTCTCACTTAATTCCGTTGAAAGATCACCTAAAAATGTCCCCGCAATCACCAAGCCTCCCCACTCCTCAAACAAGGCTTGTAGTTGCGCTTTTTGCAAACTCTCTTGCTGGTACAACTCATCTAATGTTCCATCTTGTTGTAGACCCTCGATTTGCAGCTGCAATCGTTGGCGTTGTTCACTCTTCGTACTTTCTTCTCGTTTTAGTTCTTGTAAACGTTCGGATTCACGAGCAAGCTGAGTTTGTAACTGTCCGTAAGTTATCGTGTGTTTAAATATTGGTGAAAGGATCTGATTCAGTTCTTCAAAACGGGCTTGTTGTTGTTTCGTTTTTTCCGCTTTTTGTAAAAAGATCGGTACTTCTGACGGATAAGAAAGGTTCGCCGCAATAAACTGCTCCTTGTGTTCTTCCAACCACATTTTTTGTTTCTTTTTCAGGGCGTTGATTTCTTGTTTCAATAAAGTATTTTGTTGATAGCTTCTAGCATACTTCATTTGTTCCATTTCTTGGATAAACGTTGCTAACAGATCCATTTTTTCAGAAAGTGATTGATGTTGGAGTGGTAACCACTCTTTTGCTAGGTCAAATGCCCCTTCTATCTGTAAGAGCTGTTCTTGGATTTCTCGTTCCCGTTCTTGTTTCTTTTGAAAAACAGCAAAAAGTTTTTGGTAATCTGTTACTTCTTGGCCATCATTTTTCATCGTTTCAACCGTATTCATCGACCCTAATGAATGAGTATACGCAAAATCAGCAACTGCTTGTGCCAAGTTTTGTCGCTTACGTTTGTTCTCATTGATCGTTTGATTGATTTCTTCTAATTGTGCCAATACGATATCCAGTTGTCCTAGTTTCTCTTGCCATTTCCCTTTGATTTCTGGTAATCCTTGATCAGTCGTTGTCTTCGCGTTTTTACGAGTCAATGGATAGCCAACCACTCCTAAAGCAAGCAACGGCCCTAAGATTTTCCATGGCATAGGTAAGAATAAGCCCACTACAGCTAGCACTACAGCACCAAGATAAAATTTCAAAAAGGACTGCTTTTCTGGTTTTTCTTGAATTGGTCTTGCTTGAATCAACAGCGGGTGGGCAACTTCTAAGTCATTGATCTCTGCTTCTAGCGTTTGCTGCTGTTCCTTCACAATATCAAAACGAATCGCTAACTGATTGTATTGATCGTTTAATTGTTGCGACATCGTATACAAAGATCGCCACTCTTCATCTTCAAGAAATTCTTGTGGTCGTTGCAATCGATCCCAACGCCAACGCTGTTCTAAGACTTTCAATTCAGACTCGGTTTCTCTCGTTTCTACTTGCAGTCTTTGCCATTCACTCATTAATTGCTCAGTGGAAAATTGCTTTTGTTGGAGTGCTTTTAGTTCTTGTTCTTGCTCTAAGTAGAAATAATAGCGTGCAGATTGCTGATCCATTCCACTATGTCGTTCTAAGGAAGCCTCGAGTTCCTCCAGACGTTCATTCATTTGTTGATAACGCTTGGTAAATACTTCTAAGTCTTGTATCAATGATTCATCTGGTACTTCTGCCAGCATACTATTTTTCAGTGATTGCCATTCTTCATATAAAGAAAAATTCAATTCTTGTTGATGATATAAGGTAAGTTTTTGATCAACTTGTTCGATTTCATGCAATAAGAGCTGTTGTTGTTCTGCCAGCCGTTGCTCTTCCATGATCCATTCACTATAGATCGCCTCTTGCTCTTGCTTCTGCCGAATCTTTTCTTGGAGGTATTTCCATTCATTCAGACGCTGATTGATCACTAATTTTTGCCCTTTTCGCTTAAACAGCTTATCTGCTGATTGATAATATTCTTGTCTTTTTTGAAAGACATGTGAACTTCCAGTGATTCCTAATGAGATCAGCGCATCATGCAATTCTTTTTCTGTTAAGTGGGCGAGTTCACTTAGTTGCTCTTGTTGAAACGTAAAAACCTGTTTGAACAACTCCTTTGTCAAAGGTGATAGTAGTTTTTCCAAGAGTTCATCGCTCCCACTTTGACCATTGAACGTGACCTTCGCTTTCCCTCGATTCTGTTGCTTATACCTTTCAACATAGATTTCTCCATGGATAGGAT from Enterococcus sp. DIV1094 includes these protein-coding regions:
- a CDS encoding ABC transporter ATP-binding protein, whose translation is MSLNIEHVTGGYGHLPVLKDISFTVQPGEMVGLIGLNGAGKSTTIKHIIGLLQPTKGKIEINQLTLKKDVESYRKQIGYIPETPSLYEELTLKEHIEVTAMAYDIPMDVAMKRADKLLQTFRLSNRLEWFPANFSKGMKQKVMILCAFLIEPSLYIIDEPFLGLDPLAINALLELMVEMKNEGSGILMSTHILATAEKYCDRFVVLHEGEIRADGTLAELQVAFQMPEASLDEIYIALTKEQGYE
- a CDS encoding ABC transporter permease codes for the protein MSEFFQKRLAKHHKKMMKYLRYVFNDHFVLVCLFLIGGLGLYYSNWLKTLHAPFSIGGVIVSVIWLLCLFVGKIATFAEPADLVFLLPKENEMRGYLQRAFRYSCIFPLVFLGLVGGFAMPLVVVSTQQPFSMFFVYLLILWSLKSSHLQVKRADFYRLEEIRKNLFKHGWWLSSFAILLLSFYGNIWAGLVLSSVQAVVYYMFLWKNMSAHLDWEKMIQLEKQRLHQIYQFINLFTDVPEITAKVKRRRYLDPVLQGIKKETKNTYLYLFARRFARGSDFIGLYMRLTVIGSIIIAGINDLYFTLGIGSLFLYLIGFQLLPLYSQFRYMILVQLYPIQESQKQGAIQRLLTWLLAFVALLFGLIAAVVLEGNERWLPILVYLVVTGLLIKWYVPTRLKKLAE
- a CDS encoding HIT domain-containing protein, with protein sequence MDNCIFCKIIKQEIPSYKIYEDEKIYAFLDISQSTKGHTLIIPKEHVTDIFEYNEELASDVFARIPKIARSIEKAFPEMEGLNIINNNRELAYQTVFHSHIHLIPRYSKQDDFSIHFGNHQADYTAEEMTAIQEQIKEQVMKHG
- a CDS encoding HD domain-containing protein; this encodes MKKIRELVVDEQFEQFVLIKNADVRIAKNGKKFIAFTFQDTSGTIDGKYWDASEDEIKKFTPGTVVFLNGKREVYQGNPQVKILHMRLTRVDEPSDPSLYMERAPLKKEEMEEEINQLLFEITNAHWNRIVRYLLNKYQKQFFEYPAAKRNHHAFASGLAFHTVSMLHLGKAIADEYPELNRPLLYAGIILHDLGKVIELSGSMATEYTLAGNLVGHLVLVDEEITKACLALKISEDEEDVLILRHMVLSHHGLLEYGSPVRPRIMEAEVLHQIDTIDASMQMMTTAIRQTEPGKYTDRIFGLDNRSFYVPKQK
- a CDS encoding ATP-binding protein; protein product: MNILKIEIAAFGKWRQQTFDFSSGNQLIYGENEAGKSTIYQFIQAILFGFPSKGKKKKDYTPRDGSAYGGKIWLEHPIHGEIYVERYKQQNRGKAKVTFNGQSGSDELLEKLLSPLTKELFKQVFTFQQEQLSELAHLTEKELHDALISLGITGSSHVFQKRQEYYQSADKLFKRKGQKLVINQRLNEWKYLQEKIRQKQEQEAIYSEWIMEEQRLAEQQQLLLHEIEQVDQKLTLYHQQELNFSLYEEWQSLKNSMLAEVPDESLIQDLEVFTKRYQQMNERLEELEASLERHSGMDQQSARYYFYLEQEQELKALQQKQFSTEQLMSEWQRLQVETRETESELKVLEQRWRWDRLQRPQEFLEDEEWRSLYTMSQQLNDQYNQLAIRFDIVKEQQQTLEAEINDLEVAHPLLIQARPIQEKPEKQSFLKFYLGAVVLAVVGLFLPMPWKILGPLLALGVVGYPLTRKNAKTTTDQGLPEIKGKWQEKLGQLDIVLAQLEEINQTINENKRKRQNLAQAVADFAYTHSLGSMNTVETMKNDGQEVTDYQKLFAVFQKKQEREREIQEQLLQIEGAFDLAKEWLPLQHQSLSEKMDLLATFIQEMEQMKYARSYQQNTLLKQEINALKKKQKMWLEEHKEQFIAANLSYPSEVPIFLQKAEKTKQQQARFEELNQILSPIFKHTITYGQLQTQLARESERLQELKREESTKSEQRQRLQLQIEGLQQDGTLDELYQQESLQKAQLQALFEEWGGLVIAGTFLGDLSTELSERQLPQLLKLAGDYLSVLTDRQYQEISLKNDTLTLMNGTDEFPIYELSTGTKDQMIMAMRFAYLALEAKRAICPVIIDDGWLHYDHKRKYRLAKLLAEFSKTYQVICLSSDQEMVSYYHELEQSVRKLEGANSEKNT
- a CDS encoding peptidylprolyl isomerase; the protein is MKKKKIILAATSALAILTLAACSGGGDTNKDIVTMKGGTITVADFYEKAKSESANQQLLQQMVIYDVFNSKYSDKVSDKEVDAEFDKTKETYGDSFESQLEAAGFTEESYKDFLRNNLVFKAGIESHVKLTDEDLKKTWETFHPEVEAQIIKVASEDEAKEVKKSADDGKDFEELAKEKSTDTTKDDGGNIKFDSETQTVPAEVKEAAFKLKDGEISDVITATNTSTYATEYYVVKMVKNQDKGNDMDKFKDQLEEIATQAKVNDSEFTTKVIGEELKEANVKIKDDAFQNILTPFTTATTNTTSTEDSATESSETKTSETKSTDSTEASETEQSTTESTNE
- a CDS encoding YtxH domain-containing protein, whose product is MVKNFLKGLAFGAVTGAAAGLLFAPRSGNETREKLIEELDEATELTNELNNSLNHFKQALSETKRTAETVIPTFQESIEKDIENFKFQAEPRVMQIQEQAEKLSSHFPESLTDVQ